A single genomic interval of uncultured Desulfobulbus sp. harbors:
- a CDS encoding amidohydrolase family protein, whose protein sequence is MRPAQIIDSHIHCGIQLSHLPIDGISPLLREEGISGACMFAPVEDIYDRYDREFTDTTQWQQTRHRANQYLLDLAEEGEPIFPYLFVWNDFALDELQKPYRGIKWHRHSDEPEYHYQDPRCRVMIEEISRRKLPIVLEESFHHTRNFIEQLAPDAVIIIPHLGGLNGGYRALDESGLWKRENVYADSALASTSEMRHFIEHYGAEKLLFGSDYPFGDPGGELRKVERLSLKSDDFDQVVAGNILRLLRAGGTPV, encoded by the coding sequence ATGCGCCCGGCCCAAATCATCGACAGCCATATTCACTGCGGCATCCAGCTCTCCCACCTCCCCATCGATGGCATCAGCCCCCTGTTGCGGGAAGAGGGCATCAGCGGGGCCTGCATGTTTGCCCCGGTGGAAGACATTTACGACCGCTATGACCGGGAATTCACCGACACGACCCAGTGGCAGCAGACCCGTCACCGGGCCAATCAATACCTGCTTGATCTGGCGGAGGAGGGCGAGCCCATCTTTCCCTACCTGTTCGTGTGGAACGATTTCGCCCTCGATGAACTGCAAAAGCCCTATCGCGGCATCAAGTGGCACCGCCACTCGGACGAACCGGAATACCACTATCAGGATCCCCGCTGCAGGGTGATGATCGAAGAGATCAGCCGCCGAAAGCTTCCCATCGTCCTGGAGGAAAGCTTTCACCATACCCGCAACTTTATCGAACAGTTGGCCCCCGATGCGGTGATCATCATTCCCCATCTCGGCGGGCTCAACGGCGGTTACCGGGCCCTGGACGAGTCCGGTTTGTGGAAGCGGGAAAACGTCTATGCCGACAGCGCCCTGGCTTCGACCTCAGAAATGCGACATTTCATTGAACATTACGGGGCAGAAAAACTGCTCTTCGGCAGTGATTATCCTTTTGGCGACCCCGGCGGCGAATTGCGCAAGGTCGAGCGCCTGTCTTTAAAAAGCGACGACTTTGATCAGGTGGTTGCAGGTAATATTCTCAGGCTGCTCAGGGCAGGCGGGACTCCTGTTTGA
- a CDS encoding ATP-binding protein: MNETDAIRWHLHRYGAILSRQIDRLYTALEELQRTTLLLLATHENDADSLIDAWLHREQFRIDTDGFYQSLPLLADYRQGKAPPEAISFSWGGHLQHDATARRHLYSHRNIGPQLRHVHQRLGKIGWIYYQDLSNTALQYPFIDQAIAIPADFDWSTYHTFVSVCPHNNPDRQIRWTLPTIDYAGEGLILSVSIPVWQQERFIGLWSIDLPLRYLYQDFATEKPIAEQDQWISDSRGMLLLHDRLQAEIDQNQGRIMLHRLTDFGGDWASLDLQSGLGQEYGQLTMKDASGAPWRVGYLRIPQVDWILFCSVPEASLEEASAQRLRNAFQQIAEGHFGSVVERPSSHLLITTLVEEFNRMSSRLAQAEQDRQKIELQLRQAQKMEAIGRLAGGVAHDYNNMINVILGYAELALTRVAPSSELHRDLSQILEAAKRSMDITRQLLAFARCQNVAPRNININQEVNGLITMLQRLIGEDIELRWIPDEAVRTINIDPSQIDQVLVNLCVNARDAIDGVGKIVIETTNTTLDQSYCDLHPGFHPGTYVQLAISDDGLGMDFDTQKKIFEPFFSTKARGKGTGLGLATVYGIIKQNKGFINVYSEPGKGTTFRLYFPCHDGAPGTRDNDCPQNLYRAKGETVLAVEDETGILDLVERLLSQLGYTPLTARSPREALELVRSYKETIDLLITDVVMPEMNGVELASLIQTIMPNIRVLYMSGYTANIIAKRGILDVNVLLLQKPFSQKSFAAKVYQALNSG; the protein is encoded by the coding sequence ATGAACGAAACCGATGCAATCCGCTGGCATCTTCATCGCTACGGCGCCATCCTCTCCCGCCAGATCGATCGGCTCTACACTGCCCTGGAAGAGTTGCAGCGCACCACGCTGCTCCTGTTGGCCACCCACGAAAACGACGCTGACAGCTTGATCGACGCATGGCTGCATCGGGAACAATTTCGTATCGATACCGATGGGTTTTACCAGAGTCTGCCCTTGCTTGCTGACTACCGTCAAGGCAAGGCACCACCGGAAGCCATCAGTTTTTCCTGGGGCGGCCACCTCCAGCACGATGCCACGGCCCGCCGTCATCTGTACAGCCACCGCAACATCGGCCCGCAACTCCGTCATGTGCATCAGCGCCTAGGCAAGATCGGCTGGATCTACTATCAGGACCTCAGCAACACCGCCCTCCAGTACCCCTTCATCGACCAGGCCATCGCCATTCCCGCCGATTTCGACTGGTCCACCTATCACACCTTTGTCTCGGTCTGTCCGCACAACAATCCAGATCGACAGATACGCTGGACGCTGCCCACCATCGACTATGCCGGCGAAGGTCTGATTCTCTCGGTCTCGATCCCTGTCTGGCAACAGGAGCGTTTTATCGGCCTGTGGAGTATCGATTTGCCCCTGAGATACCTTTACCAGGATTTTGCCACGGAAAAACCCATTGCCGAACAGGATCAGTGGATCAGCGATAGCCGGGGGATGCTTCTGCTCCACGACCGTCTGCAGGCGGAGATCGATCAGAACCAGGGGAGGATTATGCTCCATAGGCTCACGGATTTTGGGGGAGACTGGGCCTCCCTGGATCTGCAATCGGGCCTGGGCCAGGAATACGGCCAACTCACCATGAAAGATGCCTCGGGTGCTCCCTGGCGGGTCGGCTACCTGCGGATTCCCCAGGTGGATTGGATCCTCTTTTGCAGCGTTCCCGAGGCCTCGCTCGAAGAGGCTTCGGCCCAGCGGCTACGCAACGCCTTTCAGCAGATAGCCGAAGGCCATTTCGGCTCAGTGGTGGAGAGGCCTTCCTCCCATCTGCTCATCACCACCCTGGTGGAGGAGTTCAACCGCATGAGCAGTCGGTTGGCTCAAGCCGAACAGGATCGGCAGAAAATCGAATTGCAACTGCGTCAGGCGCAAAAGATGGAGGCCATCGGCCGTCTCGCAGGAGGCGTAGCCCACGACTACAACAACATGATCAACGTCATTCTGGGTTATGCCGAACTGGCTCTGACCCGCGTCGCCCCCTCAAGTGAACTCCATCGCGACCTCAGTCAGATCCTGGAAGCCGCCAAACGCTCCATGGATATCACCCGCCAGTTGCTCGCCTTTGCCCGATGCCAAAACGTGGCCCCCCGAAACATCAACATCAACCAGGAGGTCAACGGCCTGATCACCATGCTCCAACGGCTGATCGGCGAGGATATTGAACTCCGCTGGATACCCGATGAGGCGGTACGAACGATCAACATCGATCCCAGCCAGATTGATCAGGTTCTGGTCAATCTCTGCGTCAATGCCCGCGATGCCATCGACGGCGTTGGCAAAATCGTGATCGAAACAACCAACACCACCTTGGACCAGTCCTACTGCGACCTCCATCCCGGCTTTCATCCCGGCACCTATGTGCAACTGGCAATCAGCGACGATGGTCTCGGCATGGACTTCGATACCCAGAAAAAAATCTTCGAGCCCTTCTTCAGCACCAAGGCTCGGGGTAAGGGAACCGGACTTGGCCTGGCAACCGTCTATGGCATCATCAAACAGAACAAAGGCTTTATCAACGTGTACAGCGAGCCGGGTAAGGGCACCACCTTTCGTCTCTACTTTCCCTGTCACGACGGTGCACCAGGCACCCGTGATAACGATTGCCCACAAAACCTGTACAGGGCCAAGGGGGAAACCGTGCTGGCGGTCGAGGATGAGACAGGCATTCTCGACCTGGTGGAACGGTTGCTGAGCCAACTGGGCTACACCCCGCTCACCGCCAGATCACCGCGTGAGGCCCTGGAACTGGTTCGATCGTACAAGGAAACGATCGATCTGTTGATCACCGATGTGGTCATGCCGGAAATGAACGGGGTAGAACTCGCCAGCTTGATCCAGACCATCATGCCGAATATCAGGGTCCTGTATATGTCCGGATACACCGCAAACATCATTGCCAAACGGGGAATTTTGGATGTAAATGTCCTCTTGTTGCAAAAACCTTTTTCGCAAAAGAGCTTTGCCGCCAAGGTATATCAGGCCCTCAACAGCGGCTGA
- a CDS encoding nitroreductase family protein gives MDFSFLLHTRQSQRRYSGKPVEPEKIEQLIEAVRLAPSASNSQPWKLIMVTEQGLKDQVAQATYSPLVSFNKFAPQAPVIAVLVIEKPKIITQIGGRLKDRDFPLIDIGIAAEHFCLQAAELGLGTCMLGWFDEATVQRLLKIPKDRRIGLLITLGYSDDETASPRTKIRKTREEMCSFNRY, from the coding sequence ATGGATTTTTCGTTCCTGCTGCATACCCGTCAGAGCCAGCGTCGCTACAGCGGCAAACCGGTTGAACCGGAGAAAATCGAACAACTGATCGAGGCCGTACGCCTGGCACCATCTGCCAGCAACTCACAACCGTGGAAGCTGATCATGGTCACCGAGCAGGGGCTCAAGGACCAGGTTGCCCAAGCCACCTACAGCCCTCTGGTTTCCTTCAATAAATTTGCACCTCAGGCACCGGTCATCGCAGTCTTGGTGATTGAGAAGCCGAAGATCATCACCCAGATAGGGGGGCGGCTTAAAGATCGGGACTTTCCCCTGATCGATATCGGTATTGCCGCCGAACATTTCTGCCTCCAGGCTGCGGAGCTGGGGCTTGGCACCTGCATGCTCGGCTGGTTCGACGAGGCCACTGTGCAGCGCCTGCTCAAGATCCCCAAAGACCGGCGTATCGGTCTGCTCATCACCCTGGGCTACAGTGACGACGAAACCGCCTCACCCCGCACCAAGATTCGCAAAACCCGCGAGGAGATGTGCAGTTTTAATCGCTATTGA
- a CDS encoding serine hydrolase, with protein MKPPRFFAILCSLFVVLVSFTNTATAAQHYALAYSWSKEVQRALDDRHKLAQTLSLRIDSQLQVVAKGSKFGVIYPLNGTLAQTRKLALNQSKALTSAGFTPAEIIPQGDYSKLYHVLLCQSSDPKRLKKEHDRIVAKLPASKRALLQVEKNGSRSYGLVYHCWASKSAASAIGRSQALASGKQVPKLIVAQERSMMPAAVNVPSEVNGDRAMKMSSRCRIAISPNQKAQSKAIADEPAKLAQPPKRHVITAINSKVQDFIREQRSKGNLQRQERAALVAYDLTNNTYLASINSQSSFQAASMIKPFVALAFFHQVNKGKMQYSAKSRQMMERMIQHSDNQATNWFIRQLGGPARCNTLINSEYGRLFSRVRIREYIPPGGKTYKNSALPQDYVQFLKALWHKDLPYSNEMLRVMSLPGRDRIFWGTDVPSGTLVYNKTGTTAHLCGDMGILVTKTKSGQRVPYAIVGIVERSSVPKDYKQWMIHGGGVIRDFSSLVYEEMKRKYNLM; from the coding sequence ATGAAGCCGCCGCGATTTTTTGCGATTCTCTGTTCATTGTTTGTGGTGCTGGTATCCTTTACCAATACCGCCACCGCCGCTCAACACTATGCCCTTGCCTACTCCTGGAGCAAGGAGGTCCAGCGGGCCTTGGATGACCGCCACAAGCTGGCCCAAACCCTCTCGCTACGTATCGACAGCCAGCTGCAGGTCGTGGCCAAAGGGAGTAAATTCGGAGTGATCTATCCTCTCAACGGGACATTGGCCCAAACCCGCAAACTCGCCCTCAACCAGTCCAAGGCCCTGACATCCGCCGGATTCACGCCCGCGGAAATCATCCCCCAGGGCGACTACAGCAAACTGTACCATGTGTTGCTCTGTCAAAGCAGCGATCCCAAGCGACTGAAAAAAGAGCACGACCGCATCGTCGCCAAACTCCCGGCAAGCAAACGCGCTCTGCTCCAGGTGGAAAAAAACGGTTCGCGCAGCTACGGACTTGTCTACCATTGCTGGGCCAGCAAAAGCGCGGCCAGTGCAATCGGTCGGAGCCAAGCACTTGCCTCGGGCAAACAGGTGCCCAAACTGATTGTCGCTCAGGAACGGTCGATGATGCCGGCAGCAGTCAACGTGCCGAGCGAAGTCAATGGCGACAGGGCGATGAAAATGTCCTCCCGTTGCCGCATCGCGATCTCCCCCAATCAGAAGGCTCAGAGCAAAGCCATCGCCGACGAGCCGGCCAAGCTTGCCCAGCCGCCCAAAAGACACGTTATCACCGCCATCAACAGCAAGGTGCAGGATTTCATTCGCGAGCAACGCTCCAAAGGGAATTTGCAGCGGCAGGAACGGGCGGCGCTGGTGGCCTACGATCTCACCAACAACACCTACCTGGCCTCTATCAATTCCCAGAGTTCCTTTCAGGCGGCCAGTATGATCAAACCCTTTGTCGCCCTCGCCTTTTTTCACCAGGTGAACAAGGGGAAAATGCAATACAGCGCCAAAAGCCGGCAGATGATGGAGCGCATGATCCAGCACAGCGACAACCAGGCCACCAACTGGTTCATTCGCCAACTGGGAGGCCCGGCCCGGTGCAACACCCTGATCAACAGTGAGTACGGCCGCCTTTTCAGCAGGGTCCGTATTCGCGAATACATTCCGCCGGGAGGGAAAACCTATAAAAACAGTGCGCTGCCCCAGGATTACGTTCAGTTTCTCAAGGCCCTGTGGCACAAGGACCTGCCCTACTCCAACGAGATGCTGCGGGTGATGTCCCTGCCCGGCCGTGACCGCATTTTCTGGGGCACCGATGTCCCTTCCGGGACCCTGGTCTATAACAAAACCGGCACCACCGCCCATCTCTGCGGCGACATGGGCATCCTCGTCACCAAGACCAAGAGCGGCCAACGCGTCCCCTATGCCATTGTCGGCATTGTCGAGCGTTCCTCCGTGCCCAAGGATTACAAACAGTGGATGATTCATGGGGGCGGAGTGATCCGCGACTTCTCGAGCCTGGTCTACGAGGAGATGAAACGAAAATACAACCTGATGTAA